A single Oryzias melastigma strain HK-1 linkage group LG24, ASM292280v2, whole genome shotgun sequence DNA region contains:
- the ankef1a gene encoding ankyrin repeat and EF-hand domain-containing protein 1a, with translation MNDITVLERLQTLQIYRLLQHVRSGNKDEIEKMLKLGVTNLINLRDPQGGLVSLHLATSANNLDLVDFLLSRGAHPDVQDKGGHTSVMLAAKLGSDDIVTRLTQSQADMRIVDSAGKGVLFYCISPKKSHARCLRVALENRADVNNISSEGVHVFQLMCEKALVCTPLCLMMVDGGADPNAKNEKTGVTALMEAVKAGSLQLVRAILKRGGNPDVLDKSRCTAMHYAAMGGFFEVIRALSAYSAPMNVIDLDACTPLHHAAASGNADCCRFLAQRGCNPKLKNLKGLTPSQIAKERGYKAAVQELKKAERQQGNDKASKGGRAPFELWALTLYDWSHEYEAELRQAFGAETVNLRTFISVLTTLKAPVGPDNLHTVISAHDKKKEGLINVADFLKGVNYLKKEALFLSPKKGKDEKGGKKKGKFNPPFPICVLPLEKMPRRPNGGPPLFMIEKYKSRWDICRFDSKHPPEHPIMNDSEWYLDKPDTEYVNINYCVESGDLESLDLAFSKGVPVDVQDTCYKTPLITACDSGSLEMVQYLLNRGADVNKCDQFFWTPIHHAAHAGHVEIVELLVKAGADVDAQSLSGATPLMRAIETGQSSCVHFLVKAGANVYLENRKGQNCLRVAQGFANSTIVDIVKAGMKSLPKSSDGMKGSGVKSQKPVKKKAVAPEHAETVTTMSGSKILQMDSKSVVLQNARIKSKEANPVDITFQPNTVWGEPPTTSQLLSNIQRRRKSVTVDVDLEDILMPYGQSIHRKIVELSKMKDLVVLH, from the exons ACCTGGTCGACTTCCTCCTGTCTCGAGGAGCACATCCGGACGTCCAGGATAAGGGTGGCCATACATCTGTTATGTTAGCAGCCAAGCTGGGAAGTGATGACATCGTCACTCGGCTGACCCAGAGCCAAGCTGACATGAGGATTGTGGATTCTGCTGGCAAAG GAGTGCTGTTCTACTGCATCTCCCCCAAAAAATCCCACGCCCGGTGCCTGCGGGTGGCGCTGGAGAACCGGGCAGATGTCAACAACATCTCCTCAGAGGGAGTTCATGTCTTCCAGCTCATGTGTGAAAAGGCCCTCGTGTGCACCCCCTTGTGTCTTATGATGGTAGATGGAGGTGCAGATCCAAACGCCAAAAATGAG AAAACTGGAGTCACAGCTCTAATGGAGGCAGTTAAAGCTGGATCCCTGCAGCTTGTGAGAGCCATCCTCAAGAGAGGAGGGAACCCAGACGTCTTGGACAAAAGCCGCTGTACTGCCATGCACTATGCTGCCATGGGGGGCTTTTTTGAG gtGATTCGGGCACTGTCTGCATACTCTGCACCCATGAATGTGATTGATCTGGACGCCTGCACACCACTGCACCATGCTGCCGCCTCAGGCAATGCTGACTGCTGCAGGTTCTTGGCACAGAGAG GTTGCAACCCAAAGCTGAAGAACCTGAAAGGTTTGACGCCCAGCCAGATAGCCAAAGAGCGTGGTTACAAAGCTGCAGTGCAGGAGCTGAAAAAGGCAGAGAGACAACAGGGGAATGACAAAGCATCTAAAGGAGGGCGGGCCCCGTTTGAACTCTGGGCCCTGACCCTATACGACTGGTCTCACGAGTACGAGGCGGAACTACGGCAAGCTTTTGGGGCCGAAACGGTAAACCTGCGCACCTTCATTTCTGTGCTAACAACTCTAAAGGCTCCAGTTGGTCCCGACAACCTCCACACAGTCATCTCGGCGcacgacaaaaaaaaagaggggctCATCAACGTCGCGGACTTCCTCAAAGGCGTCAACTATCTCAAAAAAGAGGCCCTCTTCCTATCACCAAAAAAGGGCAAGGACGAGAAGGGAGGGAAGAAGAAGGGGAAGTTTAACCCCCCCTTCCCCATCTGTGTCCTCCCACTGGAGAAGATGCCCCGGCGACCCAACGGGGGCCCTCCCCTTTTCATGATCGAGAAATACAAAAGCCGCTGGGACATCTGTCGGTTTGACAGCAAACACCCACCAGAGCATCCCATCATGAACGACTCGGAGTGGTACCTGGACAAACCCGACACAGAGTACGTCAACATCAACTACTGCGTGGAAAGTGGCGATCTGGAGTCTCTGGACCTCGCCTTCAGTAAGGGAGTACCTGTGGATGTTCAGGATACGTGTTACAAGACTCCCCTGATAACGGCCTGCGACAGCGGCAGCTTGGAGATGGTTCAGTATCTCCTGAACCGGGG GGCTGACGTCAACAAATGTGACCAGTTCTTCTGGACGCCCATCCACCATGCAGCTCATGCGGGACACGTGGAGATCGTTGAGCTGCTGGTAAAAGCTGGAGCCGACGTCGACGCCCAGTCCCTTAGCGGGGCCACGCCCCTCATGAGGGCCATCGAGACCGGCCAGTCCTCATGTGTGCACTTCCTTGTCAAGGCAGGAGCCAACGTTTACTTGGAAAACAGGAAAG GTCAAAACTGTCTTCGTGTCGCTCAGGGTTTTGCAAACTCCACCATCGTTGACATAGTAAAAGCCGGGATGAAATCTCTGCCGAAGTCCAGTGACGGCATGAAAGGCTCAGGGGTCAAATCCCAAAAGCCTGTCAAAAAGAAG GCCGTCGCTCCAGAACACGCAGAGACAGTGACAACAATGTCAGGGAGCAAAATTCTGCAGATGGATTCAAAGAGCGTCGTTCTCCAGAACGCTCGGATCAAGAGCAAGGAGGCAAACCCCGTGGACATCACTTTTCAACCAAATACA GTTTGGGGAGAGCCCCCCACCACCAGCCAGCTCCTGTCAAACATCCAGAGAAGAAGGAAATCTGTCACTGTTGACGTGGACTTGGAGGACATTTTGATGCCTTACGGTCAGAGCATCCACAGGAAGATTGTGGAGCTGTCAAAAATGAAAGACCTTGTCGTCTTGCACTGA